Proteins from a genomic interval of Trifolium pratense cultivar HEN17-A07 linkage group LG6, ARS_RC_1.1, whole genome shotgun sequence:
- the LOC123892621 gene encoding protein SOB FIVE-LIKE 4-like has protein sequence MDSFKHIWGAPEGCSSSESGWTMYIDSPMQEDDARCSNENDGYNYNHHEIYGEKSRRKKKVDEDQESDDSMASDASSGPKNYQSYARGGQGSQGRSVSKKDHKQDHGSKSCSKKNGNKQEKKRVDSRSKK, from the coding sequence atggattCTTTTAAACATATTTGGGGTGCTCCAGAAGGATGTAGCAGCAGTGAATCTGGTTGGACTATGTATATTGATTCTCCCATGCAAGAAGATGATGCTAGATGCAGCAATGAAAATGATGGATATAATTATAATCATCATGAAATCTACGGCGAAAAAAGTAGGAGAAAGAAGAAAGTTGATGAAGATCAAGAAAGCGATGATTCGATGGCTTCTGATGCTTCATCCGGTCCAAAGAATTATCAAAGTTATGCTCGCGGTGGACAAGGTAGTCAAGGTAGGTCGGTGTCGAAAAAAGATCATAAACAAGATCATGGAAGCAAGAGTTGTTCTAAGAAGAATGGAAATAAACAAGAGAAGAAACGTGTTGATAGTAGAAgtaaaaaatga
- the LOC123892114 gene encoding protein GLUTAMINE DUMPER 6-like: protein MRPIKSMSSSTSTNEIKIWKSPIPYLFGGLAIMLILISVALVILVCSYKKRSSSQSSNSDEEMNKVMSKNIIEINSEPEVLVIMAGEEKPTYIAKPIISSLPYCTCGAESSSSTSSSSLTNEQININ, encoded by the coding sequence atgaGGCCAATTAAGAGTAtgtcatcatcaacatcaaccaATGAGATTAAGATATGGAAATCTCCAATTCCATATTTATTTGGAGGATTAGCAATAATGCTAATTTTAATTTCAGTGGCATTGGTGATCCTTGTATGTTCCTACAAAAAAAGGAGTTCATCTCAATCATCAAATTCAGATGAAGAAATGAATAAGGTAATGTCCAAGAACATTATAGAGATTAATTCTGAGCCAGAAGTTCTTGTGATTATGGCTGGAGAAGAAAAACCAACTTACATAGCCAAACCAATAATTTCTTCTTTACCTTATTGTACTTGTGGAGCTGAATCAAGTTCATCAACATCTTCATCAAGCTTAACTAATGAGCAAATTAACATTAACTAA